The Stenotrophomonas maltophilia genome segment CGGGGCCATCGTGGCCAGCAGTGACGACCACAGCAATGCGCTCAGCAGCTTCATGCGGTACTCCTTGTCTTGAACGGGAACAGCGGAACGACCACGGCACAGCGGCCGTGGCAAGGCAGGCTTACAGGCCCTTGGCGGCCTGGGCGACGGCGCGGAACAACGCGCGGCCCTTGTTCATCGTCTCGTCCCATTCCTTGTCCGGGTCCGAGTCGTAGACGATGCCGGCGCCGGCCTGCACGTACAGGCGGCCGTCCTTGATCACCGCGGTGCGGATCGCGATCGCGGTATCGGCATCACCGTGCCAGCCGATGTAGCCGATGCTGCCTGCGTAGACATTGCGCTTGATCGGTTCCAGCTCGCGGATCACTTCCAGCGCGCGGATCTTCGGCGCGCCGCTGACGGTACCTGCCGGGAACGTGGCACGCAGCACGTCGGCATAGCTCAGGCCCGGCTGCAGCTGCCCGGTCACTTCGCTGACGATGTGCATGACGTGGCTGTAGCGCTCGATCACGAACTGCTCGCCCACTTCCACGGTGCCCGCCCTGGACACACGACCGGCATCGTTGCGGCCGAGGTCGATCAGCATCAGGTGCTCGGCACGTTCCTTCGGATCGGCCAGCAGCTCGGCTTCCAGCGCCAGATCCTGCTCGGGCGTGGCACCACGCGGGCGGGTGCCGGCGATCGGGCGCACGGTGACTTCGCCATCCTGAAGGCGCACCAGGATTTCCGGCGAGGAGCCGACCACCTGCAGGTCGCCGACGTCCAGGAAATACATGTACGGCGACGGATTCAGTGCACGCAGCGCGCGGTACACATCCACCGGGCGCGCCTTGAACGGCACGCTCAGGCGCTGGCTGAGCACCACCTGGAAGATGTCACCGGCGCGGATGTATTCCTTGCTGCGCTGGACCGCATCGACGAAGCCTTCGCGGGTGAAACCGGAGACGAAATCGGATTCATCCAGCACATCGCTGTTGAGCGGTGCCGGATAGCCGGCGCCCGGCGCGCGCAGCTTGGCAGTCAGTGCATCCAGGCGCGCCTGC includes the following:
- the trpE gene encoding anthranilate synthase component I, giving the protein MNSHAQFQQQAAEGHTHIPVVREVLSDLDTPLSVYLKLADGPNTYLFESVEGGERFGRYSIIGLPARRVYAFHGHTLTVREDGQVVDTREVADPFAEVEALRSAHSVPKLEGLPGFTGGLVGWFGFECIGYIEPRLAPPAGRDELGTPDILLLDSNELAVFDNLKGRLYLIVHADPRVDGAFEQAQARLDALTAKLRAPGAGYPAPLNSDVLDESDFVSGFTREGFVDAVQRSKEYIRAGDIFQVVLSQRLSVPFKARPVDVYRALRALNPSPYMYFLDVGDLQVVGSSPEILVRLQDGEVTVRPIAGTRPRGATPEQDLALEAELLADPKERAEHLMLIDLGRNDAGRVSRAGTVEVGEQFVIERYSHVMHIVSEVTGQLQPGLSYADVLRATFPAGTVSGAPKIRALEVIRELEPIKRNVYAGSIGYIGWHGDADTAIAIRTAVIKDGRLYVQAGAGIVYDSDPDKEWDETMNKGRALFRAVAQAAKGL